One stretch of Methylopila sp. 73B DNA includes these proteins:
- a CDS encoding M23 family metallopeptidase: protein MTIDRAVPFGGDLIVVDCGRRFAFRLPRYGAAAVAAVIALSFGWSVGTAYYLAFHDVVVAEIRGGAKAAASAYEAQIDELKTELERVRTRRLVEKTGSEQRLAELARRQESLERRQTVLAELAGPALDQPGAAPTSYAAKPTPLDRPDDERRGLAASSEPVDPTDQISVDLDKLEAGQGAALDAIETRIDDKRRKLQRIYDGLALPKSNGRGAEAGRGGPFEPLPARAQTFEARADRVTAQRAATAELRDRLEDAPIRTPAPGASISSGFGARTDPFLGQPAFHAGLDFESAHGRPIRATAPGRVTAAGYSGGYGLMVEVDHGGGLTTRFGHMSSAAVRIGQTVKAGAVLGLVGSTGRSTGPHLHYETRIDGEAVDPLRFLRAGSAYAATLSN, encoded by the coding sequence ATGACGATCGATCGCGCCGTCCCCTTCGGCGGAGACCTCATCGTCGTCGACTGCGGCCGCCGGTTCGCCTTCCGCCTGCCGCGCTATGGGGCGGCGGCGGTCGCGGCCGTGATCGCGTTGTCGTTCGGGTGGTCGGTCGGCACAGCGTACTACTTGGCGTTCCACGACGTGGTCGTCGCAGAGATCCGCGGCGGCGCGAAGGCGGCGGCGAGCGCCTACGAAGCGCAGATCGACGAGCTCAAGACCGAGCTCGAGCGCGTGCGGACCCGTCGTCTTGTCGAAAAGACCGGCTCGGAGCAGCGCCTGGCCGAACTCGCCCGCCGGCAGGAATCGCTCGAGCGCCGGCAGACCGTGCTCGCCGAACTTGCGGGTCCCGCGCTCGATCAGCCGGGCGCCGCGCCGACGTCCTACGCTGCAAAGCCGACGCCGCTGGACCGCCCCGACGACGAGCGGCGGGGGCTCGCCGCATCGAGCGAACCCGTCGATCCGACCGACCAGATCAGCGTGGACCTCGACAAGCTGGAGGCCGGGCAAGGCGCCGCGCTCGACGCCATCGAGACGCGGATCGACGACAAGCGCCGCAAGCTCCAGCGGATCTACGACGGCCTCGCGCTGCCGAAGTCGAACGGCCGAGGCGCCGAGGCCGGCCGCGGCGGCCCGTTCGAACCCCTCCCCGCACGGGCGCAGACATTCGAAGCGCGCGCCGACCGGGTCACGGCCCAGCGCGCCGCGACCGCCGAACTCCGCGACCGCCTGGAGGACGCGCCGATCCGGACCCCCGCGCCGGGCGCATCGATCAGCAGCGGCTTCGGCGCGCGCACCGACCCGTTCTTGGGCCAGCCCGCGTTCCACGCCGGACTCGATTTCGAGAGCGCCCACGGTCGCCCTATCCGCGCGACGGCGCCCGGACGCGTCACGGCGGCGGGCTACAGCGGCGGCTACGGGCTGATGGTGGAGGTCGACCACGGCGGAGGGCTGACCACCCGCTTCGGCCATATGTCGTCCGCCGCCGTCCGGATCGGGCAGACCGTCAAGGCCGGCGCCGTTCTCGGCCTCGTCGGCTCGACGGGCCGTTCGACCGGCCCGCACCTGCACTACGAGACCCGGATCGACGGCGAGGCGGTCGATCCGCTGCGCTTCCTGCGCGCCGGCTCGGCCTACGCGGCGACGCTGTCGAACTGA
- the tyrS gene encoding tyrosine--tRNA ligase: MTAYRSDFLRLLEERGQIHQISDPVALDQLASEGIVTAYIGYDLTAPSLHVGHMANIMMLRRLQQTGHRPIVLMGGGTTKIGDPSFRDTQRPLLDDDQIAANKQSIKTVFQQFMTFGDGPTDAVMVDNAEWLDKLEYVPFLREIGRHFSINRMLSFDSVKTRLEQEQPFSFLEFNYMILQAYDFLELNRRYGCRLQMGGSDQWGNIVNGIELSRRVDGAGVFALTCPLITTASGAKMGKTAGGAVWLNADMASPYVFWQYWRNTEDADVVRFLKLFTDLPLSEIERLGSLSGAEINEAKKVLATEATALVHGRAAAEEAEATARTTFEEGAVSQSLPTVEIDAAALSAGLGVLTAFAEIAKLVASNGEARRQVKGGGLRVNDAAVTDERATLTPADLTPEGVVKLSLGRKKHVLLRPRG, translated from the coding sequence ATGACCGCTTACCGCTCCGACTTCCTGCGTCTCCTCGAGGAGCGCGGCCAGATCCACCAGATCTCCGACCCGGTCGCGCTGGACCAGCTCGCGAGCGAAGGAATCGTCACGGCCTACATCGGCTACGACCTCACGGCGCCGAGCCTCCACGTCGGGCACATGGCGAACATCATGATGCTGCGGCGGCTGCAGCAGACCGGGCACCGGCCGATCGTGCTGATGGGCGGGGGCACCACCAAGATCGGCGACCCTTCGTTCCGCGACACCCAGCGCCCGCTGCTCGACGATGACCAGATCGCGGCGAACAAGCAGTCGATCAAGACCGTGTTCCAGCAGTTCATGACCTTCGGCGACGGCCCGACTGACGCCGTGATGGTCGACAACGCGGAGTGGCTCGACAAGCTCGAATACGTGCCGTTCCTGCGCGAGATCGGGCGGCATTTCTCGATCAACCGCATGCTGTCGTTCGACAGCGTGAAGACCCGCCTCGAGCAGGAGCAGCCGTTCTCCTTCCTCGAGTTCAACTACATGATCCTGCAGGCCTACGACTTTCTGGAGCTGAACCGGCGCTACGGCTGCCGGCTTCAGATGGGCGGTTCCGACCAGTGGGGCAACATCGTCAACGGCATCGAGCTGTCCCGCCGAGTGGACGGCGCCGGCGTGTTCGCGCTCACCTGCCCGCTCATCACCACGGCCTCGGGCGCCAAGATGGGCAAGACCGCCGGCGGCGCGGTGTGGCTGAACGCAGACATGGCGAGCCCCTACGTGTTCTGGCAGTACTGGCGGAACACCGAGGACGCCGACGTCGTGCGCTTCCTCAAGCTGTTCACCGACCTGCCGCTTTCCGAGATCGAGCGCCTCGGGAGCTTAAGCGGCGCGGAGATCAACGAGGCGAAGAAGGTTCTGGCCACGGAAGCCACCGCGCTGGTCCATGGCCGCGCGGCCGCCGAGGAGGCCGAGGCGACCGCCCGCACCACGTTCGAGGAAGGCGCCGTCAGCCAATCGCTCCCGACCGTCGAGATCGACGCCGCGGCGCTTTCAGCCGGCCTCGGCGTGCTGACCGCCTTCGCCGAGATCGCCAAGCTGGTCGCCTCCAACGGCGAAGCCCGTCGGCAGGTGAAGGGCGGCGGCCTCCGGGTCAACGACGCCGCAGTGACGGACGAACGCGCGACTCTAACCCCGGCGGACCTGACGCCGGAGGGCGTGGTCAAGCTCTCGCTCGGCCGCAAGAAACACGTGCTGCTCCGCCCCCGGGGGTGA
- a CDS encoding AsmA-like C-terminal region-containing protein → MRKLRRILGDLARLMTEMESPSRRARALALVAARRRRAGPLISPRRAVRLVAFGLLGVAAALSAIWLAILYLPLPASQVIPRVTAALESRLGPDYAVSIEDAELHRGADGVELRLVDLAIAKAAGGPTLVAAPKVELRLDGLALLRGDVRVRSVHATNPRIDAQFEQTMGAASKQTDLPDRILAGVADLDRLLGPGGAVGALEEVEVTGAALLVGRGGQSVMTQDNVALRLSRGEHGAIALTTSSARPEDRWTIAVTIAPDAATNERVIDLGLENVSLAPYSAPFAQKAGAPPATGRLSGHLSARIGPDGRLAAGDGRISARSLSIALPGASGGGARSIDVDDLKLDLAWDPAKRAVVIEPSRIVGRTGQMSFSGALTAPVAGQTVWLTHLDGRDVLLAGEQLGDTPLRLDQVVLEARFDTEAATLEVTRAQVLGPTAKAAATALIRFEGASPAVRLGLVSDPMPTSAILRLWPPFLGHDVRNWAVANIRSGQVDAFSLTLDIPAGVLAGMGPKDPLPPGSMAIDATFSDATLRGAPTLPWIEGAAGAIAATATDARVTVGKGFVPGSSGGLAIADVNFVTGGFGAPFPKATVAFKAQGALDPAIALLVSGAVGQNPLPPQLDPAKVSGKISADVSAAFELGHSNDKPGPPVAVKIAADITDVTIADLLAGRAFDKGAFKLVVDGANKTLAGKGRIAGAPATVGVVETPATANAPAKRQLTATLTADAADLTRLGFDVPGALKGALPLQISLALDEPHAPISLSADLTAVGIDGLLPGFRKPAGRPGKLALIVEKTPEKTVVRDFAIESGDRSVRGGIEFGPKGELLAATFPIYRPAPGDDARVEIDKLRSGSTKLVVQGAALDLKPLLDSFRGKTAAARGADKPGSGGIPKTLDVVAKLGTGLGYGGEAIAGLDLRLAMRDGRVTDADGSGRIGAGGIRLATADDGRLRLSGGDAGAFFRFADLYGRVDGGQFDLQASLAGGPGVLNVKDFLVRNETALDRVRQTTGADANAAAADARKGATRFERLRVAFVQGQGRIEVKDAVVYGPQLGATLEGVVDYAADSVSLVGTFVPAYSLNNLFSKVPIIGALLTGGKNGGLLGVTFQVTGKTGAPTVTINPMSAVAPGFLRKLFEFRQTAPDAATEGNAPAGAQ, encoded by the coding sequence TTGCGCAAGCTGCGCCGCATCCTGGGAGACCTCGCACGCCTGATGACCGAGATGGAGAGCCCCTCGCGACGCGCCCGTGCGCTCGCCCTTGTCGCCGCGCGGCGACGTCGGGCCGGGCCGCTGATCTCGCCGCGTCGCGCGGTCCGCCTCGTCGCCTTCGGCCTCTTGGGCGTCGCGGCGGCGCTGTCGGCGATCTGGCTCGCCATCCTCTATCTGCCGCTGCCCGCGTCGCAGGTCATTCCCAGGGTCACGGCGGCGCTCGAATCGCGGCTCGGGCCGGATTATGCGGTCTCCATCGAGGACGCCGAACTGCACCGCGGCGCGGACGGCGTCGAACTGCGACTCGTCGACCTCGCGATCGCAAAGGCGGCGGGCGGCCCCACGCTCGTGGCGGCGCCGAAGGTGGAGCTCAGGCTCGACGGGCTGGCGCTGCTCAGGGGCGACGTGCGGGTGCGCTCGGTCCACGCGACCAACCCGCGCATCGACGCCCAGTTCGAACAGACGATGGGCGCGGCCTCCAAACAGACGGACCTGCCGGACCGCATCCTCGCCGGCGTGGCCGACCTCGACCGGCTGCTCGGCCCAGGTGGCGCAGTCGGGGCGCTGGAGGAGGTCGAGGTCACGGGCGCCGCGCTGCTGGTGGGACGCGGCGGCCAGTCGGTGATGACGCAAGACAACGTCGCGCTCCGGCTCTCCCGCGGCGAGCATGGCGCGATCGCCCTGACGACCTCCTCCGCGCGTCCCGAGGATCGCTGGACCATCGCCGTCACGATCGCCCCCGACGCCGCGACGAACGAGCGCGTGATCGACCTCGGACTCGAAAACGTGTCCCTCGCCCCGTACTCGGCGCCTTTCGCCCAAAAGGCGGGCGCTCCGCCGGCCACAGGGCGGCTGTCGGGCCATCTCAGCGCTCGTATCGGGCCAGACGGGCGGCTTGCGGCGGGCGACGGACGGATCAGCGCCCGGAGCCTCTCGATCGCTCTTCCGGGCGCCTCGGGCGGCGGCGCGCGCAGCATCGACGTCGACGACCTCAAGCTCGATCTCGCCTGGGACCCGGCGAAGCGGGCTGTGGTCATCGAACCGTCCCGCATCGTGGGACGCACGGGCCAGATGTCGTTCAGCGGCGCGCTGACCGCGCCGGTCGCCGGTCAGACGGTGTGGCTCACCCATCTCGACGGGCGCGACGTGTTGCTCGCCGGCGAACAGCTGGGCGACACGCCGCTCCGGCTCGACCAGGTCGTTCTGGAGGCGCGCTTCGACACGGAGGCGGCGACCCTCGAGGTGACGAGGGCCCAGGTGCTGGGACCCACCGCAAAGGCTGCGGCGACCGCGTTGATCCGCTTCGAGGGCGCGAGCCCCGCGGTCCGGCTCGGCCTCGTCAGCGACCCGATGCCGACCTCCGCCATCCTGCGGCTGTGGCCGCCCTTCCTCGGCCACGATGTGCGAAACTGGGCCGTGGCGAACATCCGCTCCGGCCAGGTCGACGCGTTCTCGCTGACACTCGACATTCCCGCCGGGGTGTTGGCTGGAATGGGGCCGAAGGACCCGCTGCCGCCGGGCTCGATGGCGATCGACGCCACCTTCTCGGACGCGACCCTGCGCGGCGCGCCGACCTTGCCGTGGATCGAGGGCGCGGCGGGCGCGATCGCTGCGACGGCGACCGACGCTCGCGTCACGGTCGGGAAGGGCTTCGTCCCAGGGTCAAGCGGCGGTCTGGCGATCGCCGACGTCAATTTCGTCACGGGCGGCTTCGGCGCGCCCTTCCCGAAGGCGACGGTCGCGTTCAAGGCGCAGGGCGCGCTCGATCCAGCGATCGCGCTGCTGGTCTCCGGCGCGGTCGGACAGAACCCGCTTCCGCCGCAGCTCGATCCCGCGAAAGTCTCGGGGAAGATCTCGGCCGACGTCTCCGCCGCCTTCGAGCTTGGCCATTCCAACGACAAGCCGGGACCGCCGGTCGCGGTCAAGATCGCCGCCGACATCACGGACGTAACGATCGCCGACCTTCTCGCCGGCCGCGCCTTCGACAAGGGCGCCTTCAAGCTTGTCGTGGACGGCGCGAACAAGACGCTGGCGGGGAAGGGGCGGATCGCGGGCGCGCCGGCGACGGTCGGCGTGGTCGAAACCCCGGCGACGGCGAATGCGCCCGCCAAGCGCCAGTTGACGGCCACCCTCACGGCCGACGCCGCCGACCTGACGCGTCTGGGTTTCGACGTTCCGGGCGCGCTGAAGGGCGCCTTGCCGCTGCAGATATCGCTCGCCCTCGACGAGCCCCACGCTCCGATCAGCCTGTCCGCCGATCTCACCGCCGTCGGGATCGACGGCTTGTTACCGGGGTTCCGGAAGCCTGCCGGCCGGCCTGGCAAGCTCGCGTTGATCGTGGAGAAGACGCCGGAGAAGACGGTTGTGAGGGATTTCGCGATCGAAAGCGGCGACCGGTCGGTTCGCGGAGGCATCGAGTTCGGCCCCAAGGGCGAACTGCTCGCGGCCACCTTCCCGATCTACCGACCGGCGCCCGGCGACGATGCGCGGGTCGAGATCGACAAGCTGCGGTCCGGCTCGACCAAGCTGGTGGTGCAGGGCGCGGCGCTGGACCTGAAGCCGTTGCTCGACTCGTTCCGGGGTAAGACCGCGGCGGCGCGCGGCGCGGACAAGCCCGGCTCCGGCGGAATCCCGAAGACGCTCGACGTCGTCGCCAAGCTCGGCACGGGCCTGGGCTACGGCGGCGAAGCGATCGCGGGGCTCGATCTCAGGCTCGCCATGCGCGACGGCCGGGTGACGGACGCGGACGGCTCGGGGCGGATCGGGGCCGGGGGCATAAGGCTCGCCACCGCCGACGACGGCCGGCTGCGGCTCAGCGGCGGCGACGCGGGCGCCTTCTTTCGGTTCGCGGATCTCTACGGCCGGGTGGATGGCGGCCAGTTCGACCTGCAGGCCTCGCTCGCGGGCGGCCCCGGCGTCCTGAACGTGAAGGACTTCCTCGTGCGGAACGAGACCGCGCTCGACCGCGTTCGCCAAACGACGGGAGCCGACGCGAACGCCGCCGCCGCAGACGCCCGGAAGGGCGCCACGCGGTTCGAGCGGCTGCGCGTGGCCTTCGTGCAGGGGCAGGGGCGGATCGAGGTCAAGGACGCCGTCGTCTACGGGCCGCAACTCGGCGCGACGCTGGAGGGCGTGGTGGATTACGCCGCCGACAGCGTCTCGCTCGTCGGCACCTTCGTGCCGGCCTACTCTCTGAACAACCTCTTCAGCAAGGTTCCGATCATCGGCGCGCTGCTCACCGGCGGCAAGAATGGCGGCCTGCTGGGCGTGACCTTCCAGGTCACCGGCAAAACCGGCGCGCCGACGGTGACCATCAACCCGATGTCCGCGGTGGCGCCGGGCTTCCTTCGTAAGCTGTTCGAGTTCCGGCAGACCGCCCCCGACGCCGCGACCGAGGGAAATGCCCCCGCGGGGGCGCAGTAG
- a CDS encoding peroxiredoxin — translation MAEALTIGDPAPSFDLPGAGRESISLAKLRGRKVVLYFYPKDDTSGCTKEAIAFNGLRKAFADAGTEIIGVSPDSVASHDKFRTKYDLAFPLAADEEKAMLEAYGVWKEKSMYGRKFLGVERTTVLIDAEGRVAQVWPKVKVDGHADEVLRAAQAL, via the coding sequence ATGGCCGAAGCTCTCACGATCGGCGATCCCGCCCCGTCTTTCGACCTGCCGGGCGCCGGCCGCGAATCGATCAGCCTCGCCAAACTGAGGGGGCGGAAAGTGGTGCTCTATTTCTACCCGAAGGACGACACCAGCGGCTGCACGAAGGAGGCGATCGCCTTCAACGGGCTACGGAAGGCCTTCGCGGACGCCGGAACCGAGATCATCGGCGTATCGCCGGACAGCGTGGCCAGCCACGACAAGTTCCGGACCAAATACGATCTCGCCTTCCCGCTCGCGGCCGACGAAGAAAAGGCGATGCTCGAGGCTTACGGGGTGTGGAAGGAGAAGAGCATGTACGGCCGCAAGTTCCTCGGCGTGGAGCGCACCACGGTGTTGATCGACGCCGAGGGCCGCGTCGCCCAAGTGTGGCCGAAGGTCAAGGTCGACGGCCACGCGGACGAGGTGCTGCGGGCCGCCCAGGCGCTGTGA
- a CDS encoding potassium/proton antiporter, translated as MDNITVVNAILLFGAALVLVGILSSLVASRFGAPLLLVFLIIGMLTGADGPGGVAFDNYRLTYLIGSLALAIILFDGGLRTRISHLAGSLAPAIGLATVGVVITAGLIGAFASYVLNLRLSEGFLIGATIASTDAAAVFFLIRASGLQLQRRVGGVLEIESSTNDPVAVFLTVMMVGIVSASGGHDGLTILGEFLQEAIIGGAAGVAGGFALAFVLNKVELPSGLHPLFVVASAVALFALAAVMHGSGFLAVYLAGIVVGNRQVRALPSIIAFHDTVTWLCQIVMFIVLGLLVTPSTLLPSLGASLAIAFMLIFVARPAAVALCLLPFGFSRKEIGFVGWVGLRGAVSIFLAAIPTLAGAPNAQIYFNVAFVVVIVSLLVQGWTITELAKRLGLAVRQTGRQVQRIEIDLPGQLAQEMVGYPVTPKCPILARDAVPKWATPVFVIREDRILDPLQAGALKAGDYGYFLAPHNRVAELDGLFASTEAGRARPALSEFALRGDAALATLSAMYGLAIPAEDAGSTIAEVFARRFENEPAVGDAVEFGGATLVVRGVDEGKVVRVGLRIEDEPDATVSLVPTGPRAAARNAADKLWRKVQGALKRAA; from the coding sequence ATGGACAACATCACGGTCGTCAATGCGATCCTGCTGTTCGGGGCGGCGCTGGTGCTCGTCGGCATTCTGTCGTCGCTCGTCGCATCCCGGTTCGGCGCGCCGCTGCTGCTGGTCTTCCTCATCATCGGCATGCTCACCGGCGCGGACGGACCGGGCGGCGTCGCTTTCGACAACTACCGGCTGACCTATCTGATCGGCTCGTTGGCGCTTGCGATCATCCTGTTCGATGGCGGGCTGCGCACGCGCATCTCGCATCTCGCGGGCTCGCTCGCGCCGGCGATCGGGCTCGCCACGGTGGGGGTGGTGATCACCGCGGGGCTGATCGGCGCCTTCGCCTCCTACGTGCTGAATCTCAGGCTGTCGGAAGGCTTCCTGATCGGGGCCACGATCGCCTCGACCGACGCCGCGGCGGTGTTCTTCCTGATCCGCGCCAGCGGCCTGCAGCTTCAGCGGCGGGTCGGCGGCGTGCTGGAGATCGAATCCAGCACCAATGATCCGGTCGCGGTGTTCCTCACCGTCATGATGGTCGGCATCGTCAGCGCCTCCGGCGGCCACGACGGGCTGACGATCCTCGGCGAGTTCCTGCAGGAGGCGATCATCGGCGGCGCGGCCGGCGTCGCGGGCGGATTCGCGCTCGCCTTCGTGCTCAACAAGGTCGAGCTGCCGTCCGGGCTGCACCCGCTGTTCGTGGTGGCGAGCGCCGTCGCGCTGTTCGCCCTTGCGGCGGTCATGCACGGCTCCGGATTCCTGGCCGTCTATCTCGCAGGCATCGTGGTGGGCAATCGTCAGGTGCGCGCGCTGCCCAGCATCATCGCCTTCCACGACACCGTCACCTGGCTCTGCCAGATCGTGATGTTCATCGTGCTCGGCCTCCTCGTCACGCCGTCGACCCTGCTGCCGTCGCTCGGCGCTTCGCTCGCCATCGCCTTCATGCTGATCTTCGTGGCGCGGCCGGCGGCGGTCGCGCTCTGCCTGCTGCCGTTCGGCTTCTCGCGCAAGGAGATCGGCTTCGTGGGCTGGGTCGGCCTGCGCGGGGCGGTGTCGATCTTCCTCGCCGCAATCCCGACGCTGGCCGGCGCCCCCAACGCGCAGATCTACTTCAACGTCGCCTTCGTGGTGGTGATCGTCTCGCTGCTGGTGCAGGGCTGGACGATCACGGAGCTCGCGAAGCGGCTCGGCCTCGCCGTCCGCCAGACCGGCCGGCAGGTGCAGCGGATCGAGATCGACCTCCCCGGCCAGCTCGCGCAGGAGATGGTGGGCTATCCCGTGACGCCGAAGTGTCCGATTCTCGCCCGCGACGCGGTGCCGAAATGGGCTACGCCGGTTTTCGTGATCCGCGAGGACCGCATTCTCGACCCGCTTCAGGCCGGCGCGCTGAAGGCGGGCGACTACGGTTATTTTCTTGCGCCGCACAATCGCGTGGCGGAGCTCGACGGCCTGTTCGCCTCCACGGAAGCCGGGCGCGCGCGGCCCGCGCTCAGCGAGTTCGCGTTGCGCGGCGACGCGGCGCTCGCGACGCTGTCGGCCATGTATGGCCTCGCGATCCCCGCCGAAGACGCCGGATCGACGATCGCGGAGGTCTTCGCCCGGCGCTTCGAAAACGAGCCCGCCGTCGGCGACGCCGTTGAGTTCGGAGGGGCGACGCTCGTCGTGCGAGGAGTCGACGAGGGCAAGGTGGTGCGCGTCGGCCTCCGCATCGAGGACGAGCCCGACGCGACGGTCTCGCTTGTCCCGACGGGACCGCGCGCCGCCGCGCGCAACGCCGCGGACAAGCTGTGGCGGAAGGTGCAGGGCGCGCTGAAACGCGCGGCTTAA
- the prfB gene encoding peptide chain release factor 2 (programmed frameshift), whose translation MRAEIETLVQDIEQSVGLLRRHLDWDAAKARLEELNDIAEDPTLWEDPERAQKIMRERTSIDDAMSGVQRIESEMKDNLELIELGEMEGDQSVVDDAERALRGLKDDAARRQLESLISGEADGFDTFLEVHPGAGGTESQDWAEMLLRMYTRWAERRGFKIDVVDHQNGEQAGIKSATLQIKGHNAYGWLKTEAGVHRLVRISPFDSNARRQTSFASIMVYPVIDDSIKIEINESDVRTDVMRSGGAGGQHVNKTESAVRLVHNPTGIMVVSQGDRSQHKNRATAWDMLRAKLYERELKIREEQAVADQAAKTDIGWGHQIRSYVLQPYQLVKDLRTGHTSTSPQDVLDGKLDDFMEATLAQRAYGGAPEGVEDVD comes from the exons ATGCGCGCCGAAATCGAGACCCTCGTTCAGGACATCGAGCAGTCGGTCGGGCTGCTGAGGAGGCATCTT GACTGGGATGCAGCCAAGGCCCGCCTCGAAGAACTGAACGACATCGCCGAAGACCCGACGCTCTGGGAGGACCCGGAGCGCGCGCAGAAGATCATGCGCGAACGCACCTCGATCGACGACGCCATGAGCGGTGTGCAGCGGATCGAGAGCGAGATGAAGGACAACCTCGAGCTCATCGAGCTCGGCGAGATGGAGGGCGACCAGTCCGTCGTCGACGACGCCGAGCGGGCGCTGCGCGGCCTCAAGGATGACGCGGCCCGCCGCCAGCTGGAATCGCTGATCTCGGGCGAGGCCGACGGCTTCGACACCTTCCTCGAGGTCCATCCCGGCGCCGGCGGCACCGAGAGCCAGGACTGGGCCGAGATGCTGCTGCGGATGTACACCCGCTGGGCGGAGCGGCGCGGCTTCAAGATCGACGTGGTGGACCATCAGAACGGCGAGCAGGCGGGCATTAAGTCCGCCACGCTGCAGATCAAGGGCCACAACGCCTACGGCTGGCTGAAGACCGAGGCGGGCGTTCACCGGCTGGTCCGAATCTCGCCGTTCGATTCGAACGCGCGGCGCCAGACCAGCTTCGCCTCGATCATGGTCTACCCCGTGATCGACGACTCGATCAAAATCGAGATCAACGAGAGCGACGTCCGCACCGACGTGATGCGCTCCGGCGGCGCCGGCGGCCAGCACGTCAACAAGACCGAATCGGCGGTGCGCCTCGTGCATAATCCGACCGGCATCATGGTGGTGAGCCAGGGCGACCGTTCGCAGCACAAGAACCGGGCGACCGCCTGGGACATGCTGCGCGCCAAGCTCTACGAGCGCGAACTGAAGATCCGCGAGGAGCAGGCGGTGGCGGACCAGGCGGCCAAGACCGACATCGGTTGGGGCCACCAGATCCGCTCCTACGTGCTGCAGCCGTACCAGCTGGTGAAGGACCTGCGGACCGGCCACACCTCGACCTCGCCCCAGGACGTGCTGGACGGCAAGCTCGACGACTTCATGGAGGCGACCCTCGCCCAGCGCGCCTATGGCGGCGCGCCCGAGGGCGTCGAGGACGTCGACTGA
- a CDS encoding anhydro-N-acetylmuramic acid kinase, whose product MRAIGLMSGTSLDGVDVALVETNGERVEAFGPSGYRPYTTDERAVLARALADADAISDRTERPGAVAEAEAIVTDAHAEAVERFMTDHGLRADDVDVVGFHGQTVLHRPGDRLTVQIGDGPALARRLGVQVVYDFRAADVAAGGQGAPLAPTIHPVLVRALDLPRPLAVLNLGGVGNVTFIAGDGALVAFDTGPANALMDDRLLRETGEAFDRDGAIAASGAVDPAALARLMDHPYFDVAPPKSLDRNAFDAGATDALPLADALATLAAFTVESVVRAAAHLPKPPALWIVAGGGARNPTLLAGLRDRLQAEVKTADAVGLSADALEAQAFAVLAVRSLKGLPLTYPGTTGAPRALTGGALARP is encoded by the coding sequence ATGCGCGCGATCGGGCTGATGAGCGGCACCTCCCTCGACGGCGTCGACGTGGCGCTGGTGGAGACCAATGGCGAGCGCGTCGAGGCCTTCGGCCCCTCCGGGTACCGGCCCTACACGACGGACGAACGCGCCGTGCTGGCCCGAGCCTTGGCCGACGCCGACGCGATTTCCGACCGCACGGAGCGGCCGGGCGCCGTGGCGGAGGCCGAGGCGATCGTGACGGACGCCCACGCCGAGGCGGTCGAGCGCTTCATGACGGACCATGGATTGCGCGCCGACGACGTCGATGTGGTGGGCTTCCACGGCCAGACCGTGCTGCACCGTCCCGGCGATCGTCTCACGGTGCAGATCGGCGACGGCCCGGCGCTCGCGCGCAGGCTGGGCGTGCAGGTGGTCTACGACTTCCGCGCGGCCGACGTGGCGGCGGGCGGGCAGGGGGCGCCGCTCGCGCCCACCATCCACCCCGTGCTGGTGCGGGCGCTCGACCTGCCGCGCCCGCTCGCGGTGCTCAACCTCGGCGGCGTCGGCAACGTCACCTTCATCGCGGGCGACGGCGCGCTGGTGGCCTTCGACACCGGACCCGCCAACGCGCTGATGGACGATCGACTGCTCCGCGAAACCGGTGAGGCCTTCGACCGCGACGGCGCGATCGCGGCGTCCGGCGCCGTAGACCCGGCGGCGCTCGCCCGTCTGATGGACCATCCCTACTTCGACGTCGCGCCGCCCAAGTCGCTCGACCGCAACGCCTTCGACGCCGGCGCCACGGACGCCCTGCCGCTGGCGGACGCCCTGGCGACGCTCGCGGCCTTCACGGTGGAGTCGGTCGTTCGCGCCGCCGCCCATCTGCCGAAGCCGCCCGCGCTCTGGATCGTGGCCGGCGGGGGCGCGCGCAACCCGACGCTGCTCGCGGGGCTCCGGGATCGGCTTCAGGCGGAGGTGAAAACCGCTGACGCAGTAGGGCTTTCGGCCGACGCGCTGGAGGCGCAGGCCTTCGCGGTGCTGGCGGTGCGCAGCCTGAAGGGGCTGCCGCTGACCTATCCCGGCACCACCGGGGCGCCGCGCGCGCTGACCGGCGGCGCGCTCGCCCGGCCATAA
- a CDS encoding EthD family reductase, with translation MSKLVVMYPKPADPAQFDSHFRSVHMPLVQKMPGLKSFSFGPATALDGSAGAFFWMFVGTFDSLEAIHAALNSPEGQAAVADIPNYSPEGPTILHLDSTEG, from the coding sequence ATGAGCAAACTCGTCGTGATGTACCCGAAGCCGGCCGATCCTGCCCAGTTCGACAGCCATTTCCGCAGCGTGCATATGCCGCTCGTGCAGAAGATGCCGGGGCTGAAGAGCTTCAGCTTCGGCCCGGCCACCGCGCTCGACGGCTCCGCCGGCGCATTCTTCTGGATGTTCGTCGGCACGTTCGACAGCCTCGAGGCGATCCACGCCGCGCTGAACTCGCCCGAAGGCCAGGCGGCGGTCGCCGACATCCCGAACTACTCGCCCGAAGGGCCGACGATCCTGCATCTTGATTCGACCGAGGGCTAA